A region from the Aegilops tauschii subsp. strangulata cultivar AL8/78 chromosome 5, Aet v6.0, whole genome shotgun sequence genome encodes:
- the LOC109762369 gene encoding protein neprosin-like produces the protein MGFVVIVVFLYLLNSTYYVRPVMSIDAHGNLLTEIKHATLAEPHHFDLSRRDRFPSGEDQDNIVAGVAVWRTQPGKYYGLRAKIGVWAHPNQKHSQESGASISVGGKFGPMLLSQVEAGFHVFPDLYNNSDVRFFTFWTRDGYRSTGCYNLKCSGFIPAKGAALVPGQAVGPPSTYDGEDHHITISLHTDPNTGNWVLYQDDLERPSFLGHFPKDLCPELNGVAPQVLFAGFATYPRNDRGPAMGSGHFPVEGERKAAYFKNMKIFDSNASAHDPIPSIMVPLMNRPDCYKLGDIPLGVKDSYLFYYGGPEGCHG, from the exons ATGGGTTTTGTGGTAATAGTTGTCTTTCTGTACCTCTTGAATTCAACCTACTATGTTCGTCCAGTCATGTCGATAGATGCACATGGCAATCTACTAACCGAGataaag CACGCAACTCTTGCAGAGCCACACCATTTTGACTTGTCTAGGAGGGACAGATTTCCTtctggagaagaccaagataacATTGTTGCTGGG GTAGCTGTGTGGAGGACACAACCAGGAAAATACTATGGTCTCCGAGCTAAAATAGGTGTCTGGGCTCACCCGAATCAAAAACATTCTCAAGAATCCGGAGCATCCATATCTGTTGGTGGAAAATTTGGACCCATGTTGTTAAGCCAAGTTGAAGCCGGGTTTCAT GTTTTTCCTGACCTGTATAACAACAGTGATGTTCGCTTCTTTACGTTTTGGACT AGGGATGGATATAGATCAACAGGATGCTATAACCTAAAATGCAGCGGATTCATTCCTGCTAAAGGAGCTGCACTTGTTCCGGGTCAAGCAGTTGGTCCTCCCTCAACATATGATGGAGAAGATCACCACATCACAATTAGCCTACACACG GACCCTAATACAGGAAACTGGGTATTATACCAGGACGACCTAGAGAGGCCTTCTTTCCTAGGGCATTTTCCTAAAGATCTTTGCCCGGAGTTGAATGGTGTTGCACCCCAAGTATTATTTGCTGGGTTTGCGACTTATCCAAGGAATGACAGAGGGCCGGCAATGGGCAGCGGGCATTTTCCCGTGGAAGGTGAAAGAAAAGCAGCATACTTTAAGAACATGAAGATATTCGACTCAAATGCTAGTGCTCATGATCCTATTCCAAGCATCATGGTCCCTTTGATGAATAGGCCAGACTGCTACAAGTTGGGCGACATTCCTCTTGGAGTAAAGGATAGTTATTTGTTCTATTATGGTGGGCCTGAAGGTTGTCATGGTTGA